One Camelina sativa cultivar DH55 chromosome 3, Cs, whole genome shotgun sequence genomic window carries:
- the LOC104770975 gene encoding protein NRT1/ PTR FAMILY 6.3-like, producing MSLPDAKSDILLDAWDFQGRPADRSKTGGWASAAMILCIEAVERLTTLGIGVNLVTYLTGTMHLGNATAANTVTNFLGTSFMLCLLGGFIADTFLGRYLTIAIFAAIQATGVSILTLSTIIPGLRPPRCNPTTSSHCEQATGIQLTVLYLALYLTALGTGGVKASVSGFGSDQFDETEPKERSQMTYFFNRFFFCINVGSLLAVTVLVYIQDDVGRKWGYGICAFAIVLALSVFLAGTNRYRFKKLVGSPMTQVAAVIVAAWRNRKLELPADPSYLYDVDDIIAAEGAMKGKQKLPHTKQYRALDKAAIRDQEAAVTSNVFNKWTLSTLTDVEEVKQIVRMLPIWLTCILFWTVHAQLTTLSVAQSETMDRHMGSFEIPPAAMAAFYVGGLLLTTAIYDRVAIRLCKKLFNYPHGLRPLQRIGLGLLLASMAMAVAALVEIKRLRTAHAHGPTVKTLPLGFYLLIPQYLIVGIGEALIYTGQLDFFLRECPKGMKGMSTGLLLSTLALGFFFSSVLVTIVEKFTGKAHPWIADDLNKGRLYNFYWLVAVLVAINFLIFLVFSKWYVYKEKRLAEAGIEMDDEPSIPMGH from the exons ATGTCTCTTCCTGATGCTAAATCTGATATCCTTCTTGATGCTTGGGACTTCCAAGGCCGCCCAGCCGATCGCTCAAAAACTGGCGGGTGGGCCAGCGCCGCCATGATTCTCT GTATTGAGGCCGTGGAGAGGCTGACGACGTTAGGTATCGGAGTTAATCTGGTGACGTATTTGACGGGAACTATGCATTTAGGCAATGCAACGGCGGCCAACACCGTTACCAATTTCCTTGGAACTTCTTTCATGCTCTGTCTCCTCGGTGGCTTCATCGCAGATACCTTTCTCGGCAG GTACCTAACGATTGCTATATTCGCCGCAATCCAAGCCACG GGTGTTTCGATCTTAACTCTATCAACAATCATACCGGGACTTCGACCACCAAGATGCAACCCAACGACATCGTCTCATTGCGAACAAGCAACTGGAATACAACTGACGGTCCTATACTTAGCCTTATACCTCACCGCCCTCGGAACGGGAGGTGTGAAGGCAAGCGTCTCGGGTTTCGGGTCGGACCAATTCGATGAGACCGAACCAAAAGAACGGTCACAAATGACATATTTCTTCAAccgtttcttcttttgtatcaACGTCGGCTCTCTTTTAGCCGTGACGGTCCTTGTCTACATACAAGACGATGTTGGGCGCAAATGGGGCTATGGCATTTGCGCGTTTGCGATCGTGCTTGCACTGAGCGTTTTCTTGGCCGGCACAAACCGCTACCGTTTTAAGAAGTTGGTCGGTAGCCCGATGACGCAGGTTGCTGCTGTTATCGTGGCGGCGTGGAGGAATAGGAAGCTCGAGCTGCCGGCGGATCCGTCATATCTCTACGATGTTGACGATATTATTGCGGCGGAAGGTGCGATGAAGGGTAAACAAAAGCTGCCTCACACCAAACAATATCG TGCATTGGACAAGGCAGCAATAAGGGACCAGGAAGCGGCAGTGACCTCGAACGTATTCAACAAATGGACACTCTCAACATTAACAGATGTTGAGGAAGTGAAACAAATCGTGCGGATGTTACCAATTTGGCTAACATGCATCCTCTTCTGGACCGTTCACGCACAGTTGACGACATTATCAGTCGCACAATCTGAGACGATGGACCGTCACATGGGGAGCTTCGAGATCCCTCCAGCTGCGATGGCAGCCTTCTACGTCGGAGGCCTCCTTCTAACCACCGCCATCTATGATCGTGTCGCCATTCGCCTTTGCAAAAAGCTATTCAACTACCCCCACGGTCTGAGACCGCTTCAACGAATCGGTTTGGGGCTTTTACTCGCATCTATGGCTATGGCTGTGGCTGCTTTGGTAGAGATCAAACGTCTTAGAACCGCACATGCCCATGGTCCAACGGTCAAAACGCTTCCTCTAGGGTTTTATCTACTCATCCCACAATATCTTATTGTTGGTATCGGCGAGGCGTTGATCTACACGGGACAATTAGATTTCTTCTTGAGAGAGTGCCCTAAAGGCATGAAAGGGATGAGCACTGGTCTATTGTTAAGCACATTGGCATTAGGGTTTTTCTTTAGCTCGGTTTTGGTGACCATCGTTGAGAAATTCACCGGGAAAGCTCATCCGTGGATTGCTGATGATCTCAACAAGGGTCGTCTTTACAATTTCTACTGGCTTGTGGCCGTACTTGTTGCCATAAACTTCCTAATTTTCCTCGTTTTCTCTAAGTGGTACGTTTACAAGGAAAAACGACTAGCTGAGGCCGGGATTGAGATGGATGATGAGCCGAGTATTCCCATGGgtcattga
- the LOC104770954 gene encoding 14 kDa proline-rich protein DC2.15-like, translating to MESHISFSAALFLSSNLILFACVSGCNTCLPTKPIPNPNPISNPTTHSCPKDALKLGVCAKILDGAVGTVIGNPPDTPCCSVLQGLVDLEAAVCLCTAIKANILGINIDIPISLSLLISTCGKKLPSDFICA from the coding sequence ATGGAATCCCACATATCTTTTTCCGCAGCTCTCTTCTTATCTTCTAATCTCATTCTTTTCGCATGTGTTAGTGGCTGTAACACTTGCTTGCCAACTAAGCCAATCCCAAACCCTAACCCAATCAGCAATCCAACAACGCATAGCTGCCCGAAAGATGCCCTAAAACTTGGTGTTTGCGCCAAAATACTAGATGGTGCAGTCGGAACTGTCATTGGAAACCCACCTGACACCCCTTGCTGCTCAGTACTTCAAGGGCTTGTCGATCTTGAAGCTGCCGTTTGTCTGTGTACCGCCATTAAAGCTAACATTCTCGGGATTAACATCGACATTCCCATCTCCTTGAGTTTGCTCATCAGCACTTGCGGCAAAAAGCTTCCCTCTGATTTTATTTGCGCCTGA
- the LOC104770936 gene encoding 14 kDa proline-rich protein DC2.15-like, with protein sequence MASRTTSSISLFLALNLLLFTTISACGSCSPCGGGCPSPKPKPTPEPKPTPSPSSGSKKCPKDTLKFAVCDNVLKTVFHYTLGKPPVEPCCSLIQGLANLEAAVCLCTALKANVLGINLDLPITLSLLLNVCSKELPPGFQCE encoded by the coding sequence ATGGCTTCAAGAACCACAAGTTCCATATCCCTTTTCTTGGCTCTCAATCTCCTCCTTTTCACAACAATCTCCGCCTGCGGTAGCTGCTCTCCGTGCGGTGGAGGTTGCCCTTCTCCCAAGCCAAAGCCAACCCCTGAACCTAAACCAACCCCAAGCCCTAGCTCTGGCTCGAAAAAGTGCCCTAAAGACACCCTCAAGTTTGCTGTCTGCGATAATGTACTCAAAACCGTCTTCCATTACACCCTTGGCAAGCCACCAGTCGAGCCATGCTGCAGCCTCATCCAAGGACTCGCCAATCTTGAAGCAGCCGTTTGCCTCTGCACCGCCCTTAAGGCTAATGTTCTTGGAATCAACTTGGACCTCCCAATCACTCTCAGTCTGCTCCTCAATGTTTGCAGCAAAGAGCTTCCTCCTGGCTTCCAATGCGAATAA
- the LOC104770964 gene encoding 14 kDa proline-rich protein DC2.15-like, which translates to MESHRSFSAALFLSFNLMLFAYVSGCNTCLPTKPIPNPNPISNPTKHSCPKDALKLGVCAKILDGAVGTVIGNPPDAPCCSVLQGLVDLEAAVCLCTAIKANILGINIDIPISLSLLINTCGKKLPSDFICA; encoded by the coding sequence ATGGAATCCCACAGATCTTTTTCCGCAGCTCTCttcttatcttttaatctcATGCTTTTCGCATATGTTAGTGGCTGTAACACTTGCTTGCCAACTAAGCCAATCCCAAACCCTAACCCAATCAGCAATCCAACAAAGCATAGCTGCCCAAAAGATGCCCTAAAACTTGGTGTTTGCGCTAAAATACTAGATGGTGCAGTCGGAACTGTAATCGGAAACCCACCTGACGCCCCTTGCTGCTCAGTACTTCAAGGGCTTGTCGATCTTGAAGCTGCCGTTTGTCTTTGTACCGCCATTAAAGCTAACATTCTCGGGATTAACATCGACATTCCCATCTCCTTGAGTTTGCTCATCAACACTTGCGGCAAAAAGCTTCCCTCTGATTTTATTTGCGCCTGA